A DNA window from Candidatus Bathyarchaeota archaeon contains the following coding sequences:
- a CDS encoding FAD-binding oxidoreductase, whose protein sequence is MSRYGRVTPEIRSRLVEIVGRDDLLDDEESLQRHSHDESLMPPHLPEVVVRPSSSEEVSKIMRLAYEERIPVTPQGSRTGLSGGAHPIHGGIALTLEGMNRMIEIDEENLMAVVEPGVLIMDLHQETEKRGLLYPPDPGQESGTIGGNISTNAGGVRGMKYGVTRDYVNGLEAVLPSGEIITLGGKTVKNSTGYELLDLIIGSEGTLAIVTQATLRLLPKPLYTALAYIPFKDVRGATRSVSEIVRRRVMPYALEYIGQHAVLTAERYLGRSLPDHDHPAYLMVGVEGNREEDVERDLETVGEICMERGGVEVYVADTQTRQRQLWEARKCLFDAYKAFWEIDEVDVCVPRSRIPDYIEGAEKVMESQGVLISNIGHAGDGNVHSIILRGELERDRWLQLLERITDRLIEIGLSLGGTVSGEHGLGYTKKKYLPYKVGKAQVELMKAIKRAFDPYNILNPGKVFDL, encoded by the coding sequence ATGTCTCGGTACGGACGGGTCACTCCTGAGATCAGGTCTAGGCTTGTTGAGATAGTTGGAAGGGACGACCTCCTAGATGACGAAGAGTCGCTTCAAAGGCATTCTCACGATGAGAGCTTAATGCCCCCTCACCTTCCTGAGGTGGTCGTTAGGCCGTCCAGCAGCGAGGAGGTTTCGAAGATAATGAGGCTGGCATACGAGGAGAGGATCCCGGTTACCCCCCAAGGCTCTAGGACTGGCCTCAGCGGTGGGGCCCACCCGATCCACGGGGGGATTGCCCTCACCCTTGAGGGGATGAACAGGATGATCGAGATAGATGAGGAGAACCTTATGGCGGTGGTCGAGCCAGGGGTCCTCATCATGGACCTGCACCAGGAGACGGAGAAGAGGGGGCTCCTATACCCCCCAGACCCTGGGCAGGAGTCGGGAACCATTGGGGGAAACATATCCACGAATGCCGGGGGAGTCAGAGGGATGAAGTATGGGGTTACCAGAGACTATGTGAACGGGCTGGAGGCGGTCCTGCCGAGCGGCGAGATCATAACCCTAGGAGGGAAGACCGTTAAGAACTCAACAGGATATGAGCTATTAGACCTAATCATAGGCTCTGAGGGAACCCTGGCCATAGTGACCCAAGCAACCCTCAGGCTCCTCCCAAAGCCCCTCTACACAGCCCTTGCCTACATCCCCTTCAAGGATGTGAGGGGGGCGACGAGGAGCGTGTCAGAGATAGTGAGGAGGAGAGTGATGCCCTACGCATTAGAGTACATTGGACAGCATGCAGTCCTCACAGCGGAGAGGTACCTCGGCCGAAGTCTGCCCGACCACGATCACCCAGCGTACCTCATGGTTGGGGTGGAGGGGAACAGGGAGGAGGATGTTGAGAGGGACCTTGAAACTGTTGGGGAGATATGCATGGAGAGGGGAGGGGTAGAGGTTTATGTGGCCGATACTCAGACAAGACAGAGGCAGCTATGGGAGGCTAGGAAGTGCCTCTTCGACGCCTATAAGGCCTTCTGGGAGATAGATGAGGTGGATGTCTGCGTTCCAAGGAGCCGTATACCCGACTACATAGAAGGAGCCGAGAAGGTCATGGAGAGCCAGGGGGTCCTCATCTCCAACATAGGCCATGCAGGAGATGGGAACGTCCACAGTATAATCCTTAGGGGGGAGCTCGAGAGGGATCGATGGCTCCAACTCCTCGAAAGGATAACGGACAGGCTCATAGAGATAGGGTTAAGCCTTGGGGGAACCGTATCCGGAGAACACGGATTAGGATACACTAAGAAGAAGTACCTCCCATACAAGGTAGGGAAAGCTCAGGTTGAACTGATGAAGGCGATAAAAAGAGCCTTTGACCCATATAACATCCTTAACCCGGGAAAAGTCTTCGACTTATAA
- the lysA gene encoding diaminopimelate decarboxylase, which translates to MLRFPLENVAGELYVDGVSSLRLAEEFDTPLYVMSEEKIRMQYRRLKDALSNHIGRARVLYSAKANSNLSILRILHEEGAWLDVVSPGEVYLALRAGYRPDSILYTGTSVRDDELEYLLKEGVMINIDSTSQLRRLLRLGIPKLLSVRVNPMIGAGHHEHVVTAGEASKFGVWEGEAMEAYKEAKEGGVEKFGIHMHIGSGIMSVEPYIRASERLLKVAKEVHEGLGVEFEFIDLGGGLGIPYRPDEDELDLEKFTKRLMSFISQGIKIHHLGEPEIWMEPGRFLVAEAGVLLTKVNTLKSTPSKRYAEVDAGFNTIMRPTLYGSYHHIIAAGKLDEPPMEEYDIVGPICESGDILARSRHLPKLAEGDLLAILCAGAYGYSMSSQYNSRPRPAEVLVRKGEYKLIRRRERLEDLLRGQVTQPESTPSR; encoded by the coding sequence TTGCTCAGATTTCCCTTAGAGAATGTGGCTGGAGAGCTATATGTGGATGGGGTTTCCTCCCTAAGGCTGGCCGAGGAGTTTGACACCCCGTTGTATGTCATGAGTGAGGAAAAGATAAGGATGCAGTACAGGAGGCTCAAAGACGCCCTGTCAAACCATATAGGTAGAGCTCGGGTTCTATACTCGGCCAAGGCCAACTCGAACCTATCCATCCTGAGGATACTCCACGAGGAGGGTGCCTGGCTTGACGTTGTGAGCCCGGGGGAGGTCTATCTAGCCCTTAGGGCTGGCTACCGACCTGATAGTATCCTCTACACTGGGACTAGTGTTCGGGATGATGAGTTGGAGTATCTTCTGAAGGAGGGGGTCATGATAAACATTGACTCGACATCCCAGCTCAGGAGGTTATTGAGGCTAGGTATTCCCAAGCTCCTATCTGTGAGGGTGAATCCCATGATCGGGGCTGGGCACCACGAACATGTTGTCACGGCTGGCGAGGCTTCGAAGTTCGGAGTTTGGGAGGGGGAGGCGATGGAGGCTTATAAAGAGGCAAAGGAAGGTGGGGTGGAGAAGTTTGGAATTCACATGCATATAGGCTCAGGGATAATGAGCGTGGAGCCCTACATCCGGGCCTCTGAGAGGCTATTAAAAGTGGCGAAAGAAGTCCATGAAGGCCTCGGAGTAGAGTTTGAATTCATAGACCTAGGAGGCGGGCTTGGGATCCCATACAGGCCGGATGAAGACGAGTTGGACCTAGAGAAGTTCACTAAGAGGCTTATGAGTTTCATAAGCCAGGGGATAAAGATACACCATCTTGGAGAGCCGGAGATCTGGATGGAGCCTGGTAGATTCCTGGTTGCCGAGGCTGGAGTGCTCCTAACCAAGGTTAACACCTTAAAGTCTACTCCATCCAAGAGGTACGCGGAGGTAGACGCCGGTTTCAATACCATAATGAGGCCCACATTATATGGATCTTATCACCACATAATAGCCGCTGGAAAACTAGACGAGCCCCCGATGGAAGAGTATGACATCGTGGGGCCGATATGTGAGTCTGGAGATATTCTAGCTCGGAGCCGCCACCTACCCAAACTCGCCGAGGGAGACCTCTTAGCCATCCTATGCGCCGGGGCCTATGGCTACTCGATGAGCTCCCAGTATAACTCGAGGCCTAGGCCTGCGGAGGTTCTCGTAAGGAAGGGGGAGTATAAGTTGATAAGGAGGAGGGAGAGGCTGGAGGATCTCCTCAGAGGCCAGGTAACTCAACCCGAATCTACGCCATCAAGGTGA
- a CDS encoding DUF4438 domain-containing protein, producing MLKTNRDRLVKISVIGEVVSPVVGAEVYKISAEGEPVILPGVGGITYNVRVGDPACGWMADHVEPGVSLENRVSDQRYPQGQSRALNVLSCIGNEAIVVSGNAKGEKGVVVGKHGGIEHVMVDFQPEVMEKLVIEDKVMIKAYGVGLQIKDLPEVKVFNMDPGFLEALNPRMVDGYLEVPVTHLVPAAIMGSGLGSSHVASGDYDITMFDEGTVKEYGLEDLRLGDLVAIMDADNSYGRIYRKGSVTVGIVVHTNCVISGHGPGVTALFTSRNGKIKPIIDEKANIANILKLRTDL from the coding sequence ATGTTAAAGACGAATAGGGATAGGTTGGTCAAGATCTCCGTAATCGGAGAGGTAGTGAGCCCGGTGGTCGGGGCAGAGGTCTATAAGATCTCCGCGGAGGGCGAGCCAGTCATCCTTCCGGGGGTCGGGGGCATAACATACAATGTGAGGGTTGGAGACCCGGCCTGCGGTTGGATGGCAGACCACGTAGAGCCAGGAGTAAGCCTCGAGAACAGGGTCTCGGATCAGCGTTACCCCCAAGGCCAGAGCAGGGCCCTGAACGTCCTCAGCTGCATAGGGAATGAGGCTATAGTGGTGTCGGGGAATGCGAAGGGGGAGAAGGGTGTGGTCGTCGGGAAACATGGAGGTATAGAGCACGTGATGGTTGACTTCCAGCCTGAGGTTATGGAGAAGCTGGTTATAGAGGACAAGGTGATGATCAAGGCCTATGGGGTGGGCCTTCAGATCAAAGACCTCCCCGAGGTTAAGGTCTTCAACATGGATCCCGGATTCCTCGAGGCCCTAAACCCGAGGATGGTGGATGGCTATCTAGAGGTCCCAGTGACCCACCTAGTCCCCGCGGCCATAATGGGGTCTGGCCTAGGATCGAGCCATGTAGCCTCAGGCGATTACGACATAACCATGTTCGACGAGGGAACAGTAAAGGAGTATGGCCTAGAGGACCTCCGCCTCGGAGACCTGGTAGCGATAATGGATGCCGATAACAGCTACGGGCGTATCTACAGGAAAGGCTCGGTCACCGTGGGTATAGTTGTCCACACAAACTGCGTCATCTCGGGCCATGGCCCTGGAGTAACAGCACTCTTCACATCGAGAAACGGGAAGATAAAGCCAATAATCGACGAAAAAGCCAACATAGCGAACATCCTAAAACTAAGAACAGATCTCTAA
- a CDS encoding electron transfer flavoprotein subunit beta/FixA family protein, which translates to MNIVVCIKQVPETTEVEIDPETGRLKREGVAAVINPFDEYALEEGIRLKERYGGRVKVLTMGPPQAEEALREALAMGCDEAWLATDRAFAGADTWATSFTLAQCIRKVGPYDLIICGLKTTDGDTGQTGPELAQHLGVPHICYVNRILEVSERSIMVSRMLDDGVETLEAPLPTLITVTKEINTPRLATLSGRLRAKRAEIKTITLKDLGGDPKSYGLEASPTRVIKVFTPPKVVGGEVIEGPPDYLAETIFKKLIELKVI; encoded by the coding sequence CTGAACATAGTAGTCTGCATAAAGCAGGTTCCTGAGACTACAGAGGTCGAGATAGACCCCGAGACAGGGAGGCTGAAGAGGGAGGGGGTCGCGGCGGTCATCAACCCATTCGACGAGTACGCATTGGAGGAGGGGATCAGGCTGAAGGAGAGGTACGGGGGAAGAGTTAAGGTCCTCACCATGGGCCCTCCCCAGGCTGAGGAGGCGTTGAGAGAAGCTCTGGCCATGGGCTGTGACGAGGCTTGGCTCGCCACGGATAGGGCATTCGCAGGGGCTGACACATGGGCCACAAGCTTCACACTCGCCCAGTGTATAAGGAAGGTTGGCCCTTATGACCTGATAATCTGCGGACTCAAGACCACGGATGGGGATACAGGGCAGACCGGCCCAGAGCTGGCCCAGCATCTGGGAGTCCCCCACATCTGCTATGTGAATCGGATCCTGGAGGTCTCAGAGAGGTCGATAATGGTATCAAGGATGCTGGACGATGGTGTCGAGACCCTAGAAGCCCCACTGCCCACCCTCATCACGGTTACGAAGGAGATCAATACTCCGAGGCTTGCAACCCTAAGCGGAAGGCTAAGGGCGAAGAGGGCGGAGATAAAGACCATAACCCTTAAAGATCTGGGAGGAGATCCAAAGAGCTACGGGCTGGAAGCCTCCCCCACCCGGGTCATTAAGGTCTTCACACCCCCAAAGGTTGTGGGAGGGGAGGTTATAGAGGGGCCACCCGACTATTTGGCAGAGACGATCTTCAAGAAGCTGATAGAGCTGAAGGTGATTTAA
- a CDS encoding amidohydrolase, with the protein MNWKEDLPKIAEALGADMALMNGKIITLDEEGTIAQAVAVKYGRIAKVGSDAEISSLIRDRTEVIDLQGRAVTPGLISTHDHFLDYGLNARFGIDLWYPKVKSISDIVKAVEAKVKETPKGEWIIGFGWDENLLEEGRPPNRWDLDPVSPENPVYLGRVYQMVSVNSLALRIAGVTRDTPDPQYGRIYRDERGEPTGVFLTILPSADPFLGIMPKFSTSQKEEAIVKACSDYNAEGFTAVVDPGVGATEPDDLVAYQRVANKGELTVRVYALYGFVRSVVEAKEAVRRVAVFGDDMFRIGGVKLSLDGGVVPKTAMFYEPYLGEPENRGRSKWRKEDLVEAVSILHDAGFQCCIHAIGDQAIDWAIDAFEEAMRRNPRPDPRHQVIHIYYPTAEAIERVIRLGLMANVQSVFIHFEGDTYIKNLGEGRGGCVKPLKTLIRKGISVGNSQDYPSGPISASLGLWAAVARKTRSGRTICPGERITVEEALKTYTTWASRHIFMEDRIGSIEIGKYADMVVWKEDPYTIPEDRLKELKVYMTIVNGKIVYRS; encoded by the coding sequence ATGAACTGGAAGGAGGATCTCCCCAAGATAGCCGAGGCCCTGGGGGCTGATATGGCCCTCATGAATGGGAAGATCATAACGCTCGATGAGGAGGGGACAATAGCCCAAGCGGTTGCTGTAAAATATGGGAGGATCGCTAAGGTCGGTTCAGATGCAGAGATATCAAGCCTCATTAGGGATAGAACCGAGGTGATCGACCTTCAAGGTAGGGCGGTCACCCCAGGCCTGATCTCAACACACGATCATTTTCTAGACTATGGGTTAAACGCAAGGTTTGGCATAGACCTCTGGTATCCCAAGGTTAAGAGCATATCAGATATCGTCAAGGCAGTTGAGGCTAAGGTCAAGGAAACCCCCAAGGGTGAATGGATAATAGGTTTTGGCTGGGATGAAAACCTTCTGGAGGAGGGGAGACCCCCAAACCGGTGGGATCTAGATCCCGTCTCCCCGGAGAATCCAGTCTACCTAGGCAGGGTCTACCAGATGGTCTCAGTGAACAGCTTAGCCCTCAGGATAGCTGGGGTGACTAGAGATACCCCCGACCCTCAGTATGGCAGAATATACCGTGATGAGAGGGGGGAGCCCACTGGCGTATTCCTCACCATCCTCCCCTCAGCTGACCCATTCCTGGGTATTATGCCAAAGTTCAGCACCTCCCAGAAGGAGGAGGCTATAGTAAAAGCATGCTCTGATTATAATGCGGAGGGCTTCACCGCCGTCGTTGATCCTGGGGTTGGAGCCACCGAACCAGACGATCTAGTCGCTTATCAGAGGGTGGCGAATAAAGGGGAACTCACCGTCCGCGTCTACGCTCTATATGGTTTCGTGAGAAGTGTAGTTGAGGCGAAGGAGGCTGTTAGAAGGGTGGCGGTCTTCGGAGATGATATGTTCAGAATAGGGGGCGTGAAGCTGAGCCTTGACGGAGGAGTAGTGCCTAAGACAGCTATGTTCTATGAGCCCTATTTAGGGGAGCCTGAGAATAGGGGGAGGTCCAAATGGAGAAAGGAAGACCTAGTAGAGGCCGTCAGCATCCTCCATGATGCTGGCTTCCAGTGCTGTATCCACGCCATAGGCGATCAGGCCATAGACTGGGCTATAGATGCCTTCGAGGAGGCCATGAGAAGGAATCCAAGGCCTGACCCGAGGCACCAGGTGATCCACATATACTATCCGACCGCCGAGGCGATTGAGAGGGTAATACGATTAGGCCTCATGGCAAACGTTCAATCCGTGTTCATCCATTTCGAGGGGGACACGTACATTAAGAACTTGGGAGAGGGGAGAGGAGGGTGCGTCAAACCCTTGAAGACCCTAATAAGGAAGGGCATATCCGTAGGAAATAGCCAGGACTACCCCTCCGGACCAATATCGGCCAGCCTGGGCCTCTGGGCTGCAGTGGCTAGGAAGACCAGGAGTGGTAGGACCATATGCCCAGGGGAGAGGATAACCGTTGAGGAGGCCCTTAAGACATACACCACATGGGCCTCCCGGCATATCTTCATGGAGGATAGGATAGGCTCGATAGAGATAGGGAAATATGCCGATATGGTTGTCTGGAAGGAGGACCCCTACACAATTCCAGAAGATAGGCTTAAAGAACTAAAGGTGTATATGACGATTGTTAACGGTAAAATTGTATATAGATCCTGA
- a CDS encoding adenylosuccinate lyase, whose protein sequence is MSVHPIENRYYYHEMRRIFTEEARLQKMLDVEAALSWAQAQLGLIPPEASEEIGRKAKTMYVRLERVKELERLLDHDIMALVSALSEVCEGGAGGYVHLGATSYDIVDTALALQIRDALEVLERDLKELLRALVEQAEAHKKTLCMGRTHGQHAIPTTYGMKFAIWACEVSRHLERLGECRRRALVGKMSGAVGTMAGFGPEGFEIQKLTMEKLGLKPADITNQVVQRDIHAELQCLLALIAGTLDKIGREIRNLQRTEISEVYEPFSAGQVGSSTMPHKRNPHKSERICGLARIIRASVLPSLETIALEHERDLTNSSVERITIPEGFILTDYILRQMISIIRGLEFDYENIGRNIDLSLGLPMTERIMIELVRKGMGRQEAHEMLRRLAMRCWREKRSLREVILEDEEASSLIDREELEEWLRPEGYIGTAVEQVERVTRKLVELWLD, encoded by the coding sequence ATGTCGGTCCATCCGATAGAGAACAGATACTACTACCATGAGATGAGGAGGATCTTCACCGAGGAGGCGAGGCTCCAGAAGATGCTCGACGTGGAAGCAGCGCTCTCATGGGCTCAGGCCCAGCTTGGGCTTATTCCACCAGAGGCATCGGAGGAGATCGGGAGAAAGGCGAAGACGATGTACGTCCGATTGGAGAGGGTGAAGGAGTTAGAGCGGCTGTTGGACCATGACATTATGGCCTTGGTATCCGCCCTCTCAGAGGTCTGCGAGGGAGGTGCAGGCGGATATGTCCATCTTGGGGCGACAAGCTACGATATAGTCGACACGGCCCTTGCGCTACAGATAAGGGACGCCTTGGAGGTTTTGGAGAGGGATCTGAAGGAGCTCCTTAGGGCCCTTGTGGAACAAGCTGAGGCTCATAAGAAGACTCTTTGCATGGGGAGAACACATGGACAGCACGCCATCCCCACGACCTATGGGATGAAGTTCGCCATCTGGGCCTGCGAGGTCTCAAGGCATCTGGAGAGGCTCGGGGAGTGCAGAAGGAGGGCTCTCGTTGGCAAGATGAGCGGAGCTGTGGGGACGATGGCTGGGTTCGGGCCTGAGGGCTTCGAGATCCAGAAGCTGACCATGGAGAAGCTGGGCCTTAAGCCAGCTGATATAACAAACCAGGTGGTTCAGAGGGATATCCACGCCGAGCTACAATGCCTCCTAGCCCTAATAGCTGGAACACTTGATAAGATCGGCAGGGAGATCAGAAACCTCCAGAGGACCGAGATATCCGAGGTCTATGAACCCTTCTCAGCAGGGCAGGTGGGATCCTCCACGATGCCCCATAAGAGGAATCCACATAAGAGTGAGAGGATCTGCGGCCTGGCGAGGATAATAAGAGCGAGCGTCCTCCCCTCCCTCGAGACTATAGCCCTAGAGCATGAGAGGGACCTTACCAACTCCTCAGTGGAGAGGATAACCATACCGGAGGGCTTCATCCTGACCGACTACATTCTTAGACAGATGATCTCCATAATCAGGGGGTTGGAGTTCGACTACGAAAATATAGGAAGAAACATCGATCTCTCCCTAGGTCTCCCGATGACCGAGAGGATCATGATTGAGCTGGTGAGGAAGGGCATGGGCAGGCAGGAGGCCCATGAGATGCTGAGGCGCCTGGCGATGAGATGCTGGAGGGAGAAACGGAGCCTAAGGGAAGTCATACTTGAAGATGAAGAGGCCTCATCTCTAATTGATAGGGAGGAGCTTGAGGAGTGGCTTAGGCCGGAGGGGTACATCGGGACGGCGGTTGAGCAGGTGGAGAGGGTTACTAGAAAGCTAGTGGAACTCTGGCTGGATTAG
- a CDS encoding ABC transporter ATP-binding protein yields the protein MEDLVSVDDLWKIYRVENVEYPALRGVDMVVHAGEFLAVVGPSGSGKSTLLHIIGGLDTPTRGRVVVEGSDISRFSSGKLADYRNRMVGFIFQFYNLLPYLRAVENVELPMAIANVSPNKRRDRALELLGLVGLGDKAFKRPTELSGGEQQRVAIARSLINDPRLILADEPTGNIDSSSAVVIMEIFRRLVDEKGVSIVMVTHNLELIRFCDRVIKLRDGKVIDVEVPSR from the coding sequence ATGGAGGATCTGGTCTCGGTTGATGATCTATGGAAGATCTATAGGGTGGAGAACGTGGAGTACCCCGCTCTCCGAGGGGTTGACATGGTGGTACACGCCGGGGAGTTCTTAGCGGTCGTTGGCCCCTCGGGCTCGGGGAAGTCAACACTACTCCACATCATCGGGGGACTAGACACCCCTACAAGGGGCAGGGTAGTGGTTGAGGGCTCCGACATCTCTAGGTTCAGCAGTGGCAAGTTGGCTGATTATCGGAATAGGATGGTGGGATTCATATTCCAGTTCTACAACCTCCTTCCATATCTCAGGGCTGTCGAGAATGTGGAATTGCCAATGGCCATCGCCAACGTTAGTCCCAATAAGAGAAGGGATAGAGCCCTTGAGCTTCTAGGGCTCGTAGGCCTGGGGGATAAGGCCTTTAAGAGGCCAACGGAGCTCAGTGGAGGAGAGCAACAGAGGGTTGCCATCGCACGCTCCCTGATAAACGATCCAAGGCTCATCTTGGCGGATGAGCCTACTGGGAACATAGACAGCTCATCGGCCGTAGTCATCATGGAGATTTTTAGGAGGCTTGTGGATGAAAAGGGGGTCTCAATAGTGATGGTAACTCACAACCTCGAGCTTATCAGGTTCTGTGACAGGGTAATCAAGCTCAGGGATGGCAAGGTCATCGACGTGGAGGTGCCATCAAGGTGA
- a CDS encoding electron transfer flavoprotein subunit alpha: MAFEGPLRLERDKCTGCGICASACPFGVIELIDGYPVIGADCRLCASCVEVCPNKALTLREGAEAEKISGYSGVLTFAEQRRGRIHPVSYELLGKGRELADKLGEPLSSVIIGCRVTEMAEELIMRGADRVYVYDDPRLADFRDDPYSALLVDLVRKVRPSIFLFGATSIGRSLAPRVAASLNTGLTADCTGLDIDLETRLLVQTRPAFGGNVMATIICPRTRPQMATVRYKVMPEAPRDPDRKGEIKLMKLDAASLPDRVRILDFQPLKEEVSITEADVVVSGGKGLGAPEGFRLIEELAGLLGGAVGASRPTVDEGWIGYSHQVGLSGRTVRPKLYIACGISGAVQHLAGMKTSDFIIAINKDRDAPIFTVASLGIVGDLYEIIPRLIERIREYKKDVSVRTGHS, encoded by the coding sequence TTGGCATTCGAAGGGCCTTTAAGGCTGGAAAGGGATAAATGTACAGGCTGCGGCATATGCGCCTCGGCCTGCCCATTCGGCGTTATAGAGCTTATCGACGGCTACCCAGTCATAGGGGCTGATTGCAGGCTCTGCGCCTCATGTGTTGAGGTATGCCCAAACAAGGCATTAACGCTGAGGGAGGGAGCTGAGGCCGAAAAGATATCGGGTTACAGCGGGGTCTTAACCTTCGCCGAGCAGAGGAGGGGGAGGATCCACCCAGTCTCCTACGAGCTCCTGGGGAAAGGTAGGGAGCTGGCGGACAAGCTGGGAGAGCCCTTGAGCTCAGTTATCATAGGGTGCAGAGTTACAGAGATGGCTGAAGAACTCATAATGAGGGGTGCTGATAGGGTCTATGTTTACGACGACCCAAGACTCGCGGACTTCAGGGATGACCCATACTCGGCCCTGCTCGTCGACCTGGTGAGGAAGGTTAGGCCCAGCATATTCCTCTTCGGCGCCACATCGATAGGCCGTTCTCTGGCTCCAAGGGTTGCAGCCTCATTAAACACAGGCCTCACTGCGGACTGCACGGGCTTGGATATAGACCTTGAGACGAGGCTCTTGGTGCAGACAAGGCCCGCCTTCGGTGGTAACGTGATGGCGACCATCATCTGTCCAAGGACTAGGCCTCAGATGGCGACCGTGAGGTATAAGGTGATGCCTGAGGCTCCCAGAGACCCAGATCGCAAGGGGGAGATTAAACTGATGAAACTCGATGCGGCGAGCCTCCCAGACAGGGTGAGGATCCTAGACTTCCAGCCCCTTAAGGAGGAGGTCAGCATAACGGAGGCTGATGTGGTTGTCTCAGGAGGTAAGGGGCTCGGAGCCCCCGAAGGCTTCAGGTTGATTGAGGAACTTGCAGGCCTTCTTGGAGGAGCTGTTGGGGCGAGCAGGCCTACCGTGGATGAGGGGTGGATTGGGTACTCCCACCAGGTCGGGTTGAGCGGCAGGACGGTGAGGCCCAAGCTCTACATAGCCTGCGGTATCTCAGGAGCGGTCCAGCACCTAGCTGGGATGAAGACATCGGACTTCATTATAGCCATAAACAAGGATCGCGATGCCCCCATCTTCACAGTCGCATCCCTCGGGATAGTGGGAGACCTCTATGAGATCATCCCACGGCTTATAGAGAGGATAAGGGAGTATAAGAAAGATGTCTCGGTACGGACGGGTCACTCCTGA
- a CDS encoding ABC transporter permease — protein MSDGEMMHKDLLRISWRQLRERRLRSILTILAVAVGVTTIISASAQVEGARVSILENLGKLGPDSIIVTVRGRVPFTDIDVARIKSLYGVAKATPVLRMNVRIPGMDTPVALVGISSRDLPDFLGELRLYEGGLYPDLPTPQAVIGNKIAIDEAGQIRYREGQPIVVQMGQRQLLFTVTGVLNTYGAAGIFPPDTSIFIPVEYYNNLVRGVGYSVVLVKAEDMELVDQVSETIGEVFGGRATITTIKHITETVTRITDQINFLLTAIASTSFIAAGLGTLNIMMISVLERVREIGILKALGMRDRGVLLIYVFQGLLIGIFGSLVGFAMGSIVAYLIPGLISGMSQRAGMAGEFPRLAYSPIISPSYLAVASLISIMVTLLATAYPSWRASKLKPVEALRYG, from the coding sequence ATGAGTGATGGGGAGATGATGCATAAGGATCTTCTTAGGATCTCTTGGAGACAGCTCAGGGAGAGGAGGCTGAGAAGCATTCTGACCATATTGGCCGTCGCGGTAGGAGTGACCACCATAATCTCGGCCTCAGCCCAGGTGGAGGGGGCAAGGGTTAGCATCCTAGAGAACCTTGGCAAGCTTGGCCCGGACTCGATAATAGTCACAGTTAGGGGTAGGGTTCCATTCACAGATATAGATGTTGCTAGGATCAAGAGCCTATACGGTGTAGCGAAGGCTACACCTGTGCTCCGGATGAACGTCAGGATACCTGGAATGGATACTCCAGTCGCCCTAGTGGGAATATCCTCGAGGGATCTCCCAGACTTTCTAGGGGAGTTAAGGCTATATGAAGGTGGGCTATACCCCGATCTGCCAACTCCACAGGCTGTGATAGGAAATAAAATAGCTATAGATGAGGCTGGCCAGATAAGATATCGGGAGGGCCAGCCCATCGTGGTGCAGATGGGGCAGAGGCAGTTACTATTCACAGTTACTGGGGTCCTAAATACCTATGGGGCGGCTGGGATCTTCCCCCCAGATACCTCTATATTCATACCCGTGGAGTACTATAACAACCTTGTAAGAGGGGTAGGCTACTCCGTCGTCCTCGTCAAGGCGGAGGACATGGAGCTTGTTGATCAGGTCTCTGAAACTATAGGGGAGGTTTTCGGCGGCAGGGCCACCATCACAACAATAAAACACATAACTGAGACTGTAACGAGGATCACCGACCAGATCAACTTCCTCCTTACGGCGATAGCTAGCACATCATTCATAGCCGCGGGGCTCGGAACCCTGAACATAATGATGATCTCGGTTCTAGAACGGGTTAGGGAGATAGGCATACTGAAGGCCTTGGGAATGAGGGATAGAGGCGTCCTTCTCATATATGTGTTTCAGGGTCTTCTCATTGGGATCTTTGGAAGCCTTGTGGGCTTCGCCATGGGAAGCATCGTCGCCTACCTAATACCAGGTCTTATAAGTGGGATGTCTCAGAGAGCAGGGATGGCTGGGGAGTTTCCCAGGCTCGCCTACTCCCCCATCATAAGCCCCTCCTATCTAGCCGTAGCCTCTCTTATCTCAATAATGGTAACGCTCTTGGCTACAGCTTACCCCTCTTGGAGGGCCTCGAAGCTGAAGCCCGTAGAGGCTCTGAGATATGGATGA